A single window of Triplophysa dalaica isolate WHDGS20190420 chromosome 14, ASM1584641v1, whole genome shotgun sequence DNA harbors:
- the LOC130435971 gene encoding extracellular calcium-sensing receptor yields MLALAVILTILFTVTAAQPKCTVYGTDELLHFSKKGDVSIGGIFSLHQNPADVNPTLLINPGNSRCYGLDPGELQYAVTMMFAIEEINNSTDLLPGFTLGYRIYGSCPSIPLSVGASLALMNGQMEAEESCESPSTIQAVIGDTTSTSTIDIAKTMGPFKIPVLSHSATCACLSNRHQYPSFFRTIPSDYYQSRALAKLVKYFGWTWVGAVRSRGDYGNNGMATFLEAAEKEGVCVEFSVAVYRTDSREKFLEVVDIIKTSTSKVIVAFADGNDLDFLIKELYYQNVTGYQWVGSEGWITYRYVATPINYAVVGGAVGFAVPNAYIPGLREYILSRQPSLTPGNTGLVELWESVFQCNFNPNAHNVSKICNGKESLANTNTRFTDVSDASLLSNIYKAVYAVANAIEGLLACEKGKGPFLNKTCAEKGKIQPWQVLHYLTQVNFTIKSGENVNFDESGDPAARYALVNWQMNNEGMITFEEIGLYDASWPEGQQIKMKDEINAIWAGNQKNIPRSVCSESCPPGTRRAFVKGKPICCFNCIPCADGEFINTTNAVACVQCPLEYKSNGNRTRCELKNIEFLTFNEVMGNILVTFSLCGGCLTITTGLIFFWHRHTPIVKANNSELSFLLLFSLTLCFLCSLTFIGRPTEWSCMLRHTAFGITFVLCISCVLGKTIVVLMAFKATFPGSNVMKWFGPVQQRMTVLVFTLIQVLICLLWLTISPPFPYKNMNHYTDKIVLECNSGSAVGFWAVLGYIGLLALLCFILAFLARTLPDNFNEAKFITFSMIIFCAVWVTFIPAYVSSPGKLTVAVEIFAILASSYGMLFCIFIPKCYIIIFKPDLNSKKVLMGKASSKVH; encoded by the exons ATGCTGGCACTTGCAGTCATTTTGACAATCCTCTTTACTGTAACTGCTGCACAACCTAAGTGTACAGTTTATGGAACAGATGAACTCcttcatttctcaaaaaaagGTGATGTTTCCATTGGGGGCATTTTTTCATTACACCAAAATCCAGCTGATGTAAATCCAACACTCTTGATCAATCCAGGAAACAGCAGGTGTTACGG ACTTGATCCTGGCGAGCTGCAGTATGCGGTGACAATGATGTTTGCAATTGAGGAAATAAACAACAGCACAGACCTTCTTCCTGGCTTCACGCTCGGGTACCGCATCTATGGCTCTTGCCCAAGCATTCCTCTCTCTGTCGGAGCATCACTAGCTCTGATGAATGGGCAAATGGAAGCAGAGGAGAGCTGTGAAAGTCCCTCTACTATACAAGCTGTGATTGGGGACACTACATCCACATCTACTATTGACATAGCAAAAACCATGGGTCCATTTAAAATACCTGTG cTTAGCCATTCAGCAACATGCGCATGTCTCAGTAACAGACATCAGTATCCCTCCTTCTTCCGGACTATTCCTAGTGATTACTACCAGAGCAGAGCACTAGCCAAACTGGTCAAATATTTTGGCTGGACCTGGGTTGGGGCGGTGAGAAGCCGTGGAGACTACGGAAACAATGGTATGGCTACTTTTCTAGAAGCAGCTGAGAAAGAGGGTGTCTGTGTGGAATTCTCAGTGGCGGTTTACAGAACTGATTCAAGAGAGAAGTTTCTGGAAGTGGTAGATATAATCAAGACTTCGACATCTAAAGTCATAGTAGCCTTTGCAGATGGCAACGATCTGGACTTTCTCATAAAGGAGCTTTACTACCAAAATGTAACTGGCTATCAGTGGGTTGGAAGCGAGGGCTGGATCACATACAGATATGTCGCAACCCCCATCAATTACGCCGTGGTCGGAGGAGCTGTTGGCTTTGCTGTGCCCAATGCATATATTCCTGGATTGAGAGAGTATATACTGAGTAGGCAGCCCTCCCTGACACCAGGTAACACGGGACTGGTTGAGCTATGGGAAAGTGTCTTTCAATGCAATTTCAACCCAAATGCACACAACGTCTCCAAAATATGCAATGGAAAGGAGTCCCTAGCAAATACAAACACACGTTTTACAGATGTGTCTGATGCTAGTCTTCTCAGTAACATCTACAAGGCTGTATATGCAGTCGCTAATGCTATTGAAGGACTACTTGCATGTGAGAAAGGAAAAGGACCTTTCCTTAACAAAACTTGTGCAGAGAAGGGCAAAATACAGCCTTGGCAG GTGCTGCATTACCTGACCCAGGTGAACTTCACAATCAAAAGTGGGGAGAATGTTAACTTTGATGAAAGTGGTGACCCAGCTGCACGTTATGCTTTGGTAAACTGGCAAATGAACAATGAGGGAATGATAACATTTGAAGAAATTGGACTCTACGACGCATCTTGGCCAGAAGGACAACAGATTAAAATGAAAGATGAGATCAATGCCATATGGGCAGGAAATCAGAAAAAT ATCCCAAGGTCTGTGTGTAGTGAATCCTGTCCTCCAGGCACCAGAAGGGCCTTTGTTAAAGGAAAACCCATCTGCTGCTTTAACTGCATTCCATGTGCCGATGGAGAGTTCATCAACACCACAA ATGCAGTAGCATGCGTCCAATGCCCACTTGAGTACAAATCTAATGGAAACCGAACTCGATGTGAActtaaaaacattgaatttcTCACTTTTAACGAAGTAATGGGCAATATATTAGTGACGTTCTCTTTGTGTGGGGGATGTCTCACAATCACAACAGGATTGATTTTCTTTTGGCATAGACATACTCCTATTGTGAAAGCCAACAACTCAGAGCTGAGCTTCCTGCTGCTCTTCTCATtgactctgtgttttctctgttcacttACTTTCATTGGTCGTCCCACTGAGTGGTCCTGTATGTTACGTCACACAGCGTTTGGGATCACTTTTGTACTATGTATCTCCTGTGTTCTGGGGAAAACAATAGTTGTGTTAATGGCCTTTAAGGCCACATTTCCAGGAAGTAAtgtcatgaaatggtttgggcctGTACAACAACGAATGACTGTTCTTGTATTTACTCTCATACAAGTGCTCATTTGTCTGCTATGGCTGACAATATCACCCCCATTTCCCTACAAAAACATGAATCATTACACAGATAAAATAGTTCTGGAGTGTAATTCAGGCTCAGCTGTTGGTTTCTGGGCTGTACTGGGTTATATCGGTCTACTGGCTCTCTTGTGCTTCATTCTGGCATTTCTGGCTCGGACGCTGCCTGATAACTTCAATGAAGCTAAATTCATCACATTCAGTATGATCATATTCTGTGCTGTGTGGGTCACATTTATTCCAGCGTATGTCAGTTCACCTGGAAAATTGACTGTAGCTGTGGAGATATTTGCCATTTTGGCTTCAAGTTATGGgatgttattttgtatatttattccCAAATGCTACATCATTATATTTAAACCAGATCTGAACTCTAAAAAAGTTCTGATGGGCAAAGCTTCTTCAAAGGTTCACTGA
- the LOC130435571 gene encoding extracellular calcium-sensing receptor — translation MIGKPENPLLSNDGDIIIGGAFSIHNKINLEIPSFTEKPHRLMCTSLNLREFRFAQTMIFAIKEINNMSSLLPNISIGYKIFDSCGSTLASMRSSMSLINGQEVTAEQTCFGKTAVNAIIGESESSSTIVLSRATGPFRIPVISHFATCACLSNRNQFPSFFRTIPSDRYQSRALAQLVKHFGWTWVGAVRSDNDYGNNGMATFVEVAEREGVCVEYSEAILRTNSKEKIANVVEVIKSGTAKVLVAFLAQGEMDVLLEEIIKQNVTELQWVGSESWITARYLATERVSKILAGALGFTIGKSNIPGLKKFILNVKPSQDPLNTLLREFWEMTFDCQLSPTISPQTEYDKYCDGSENLSNVSNAFTDVSELRISNNVYKAVYAIAHALHDTLACKSSNGAPNNTCGKKDLMLSRQVLQSLQNVNFTMPSGERISFDKNGDPTARYELVNWQKNEAGETSFITVGHYDASRPKEQQLLMNSVDIGWARERQMKPRSVCTESCQPGFRQAVIKGRPICCFECVRCPSGEISFTTDSAECIKCPLEFWSNENQSMCVLKKVEFLSFEENMGILLTAFSLTGVSLTIAVAIVFYHFMDTPLVKASNTELSFLLLFSLTLCFLCSLTFIGRPTEWSCMLRHTAFGITFALCMSCVLARTIAVVMAFRATVPGTSVPQCSLPLQRTGVVCCTLFQIIICILWLVLAPPKPYKNIAHSADKIILECDLGSTVGFWAVLGYIGLLAVWCFILAFLARKLPDNFNEAKFITFSLLIFCAVWITFIPAYVSSPGKLTVAVEIFAILASSFGLLFCIFTPKCYIIILKPEKNTKKHMMGKGHDKSH, via the exons ATGATAGGGAAACCAGAGAACCCCCTGCTGTCAAATGATGGAGATATTATTATTGGTGGAGCTTTTTCAATTCACAATAAAATTAATTTGGAAATACCTTCATTCACTGAAAAACCTCATCGTCTAATGTGCACCAG CCTAAACCTGAGAGAATTCCGCTTTGCTCAGACGATGATCTTTGCCATTAAGGAAATTAACAACATGAGCAGCTTGCTACCAAACATTTCAATTGGATACAAAATATTTGACAGCTGTGGTTCAACCCTTGCCTCTATGAGGTCTTCGATGTCTCTGATAAATGGTCAGGAGGTGACAGCGGAACAAACCTGCTTTGGAAAAACCGCAGTGAATGCAATTATTGGAGAATCTGAATCTTCCTCCACCATTGTGCTGTCTAGAGCAACGGGGCCCTTCAGGATTCCTGTg ATCAGTCATTTTGCTACCTGTGCTTGCCTGAGCAACAGAAACCAGTTCCCTTCTTTCTTCAGGACCATTCCCAGTGATCGCTACCAAAGCAGAGCGCTGGCCCAGCTGGTAAAACATTTTGGCTGGACATGGGTCGGAGCAGTGAGAAGTGATAATGACTATGGAAACAATGGCATGGCAACTTTTGTAGAGGTAGCTGAACGTGAGGGAGTATGTGTAGAGTATTCAGAGGCCATACTGAGAACAAACTCCAAAGAAAAGATTGCAAATGTTGTTGAAGTGATCAAATCGGGCACTGCTAAGGTTCTGGTGGCTTTTCTGGCACAAGGTGAAATGGATGTGTTACTGGAGGAGATtatcaaacaaaatgtaactgAACTGCAATGGGTAGGCAGCGAGTCGTGGATTACAGCAAGATACCTGGCAACTGAAAGAGTTTCCAAAATCCTTGCTGGCGCACTTGGCTTTACTATCGGAAAATCAAATATTCCAGGCCTGAAAAAGTTTATCCTTAATGTCAAGCCATCTCAGGACCCTTTAAATACGCTTTTGAGAGAATTCTGGGAGATGACATTCGATTGCCAACTCTCTCCCACAATCAGCCCCCAAACTGAGTATGATAAGTATTGCGATGGATCCGAAAATCTGAGTAATGTTAGTAATGCATTCACAGATGTTTCAGAGCTAAGGATTTCCAATAATGTATACAAAGCAGTCTATGCCATAGCTCATGCACTGCACGACACACTGGCTTGCAAATCCTCAAATGGTGCACCTAATAACACATGTGGAAAAAAGGATTTAATGCTTTCTAGACAA GTACTACAGTCCCTTCAAAATGTGAATTTCACAATGCCCTCAGGTGAGAGAATATCCTTTGACAAAAACGGAGACCCTACTGCAAGATATGAGCTGGTGAACTGGCAGAAAAATGAAGCAGGGGAAACAAGTTTTATCACTGTGGGTCACTATGATGCGTCGCGACCCAAAGAACAGCAGTTATTGATGAATTCTGTTGATATAGGTTGGGCAAGAGAGAGACAAATG AAACCAAGATCTGTGTGCACTGAGAGCTGTCAGCCAGGTTTCAGACAAGCTGTGATCAAAGGAAGACCAATATGCTGCTTTGAATGTGTCAGATGCCCTTCTGGTGAAATCAGCTTTACAACTG ATTCTGCTGAATGCATCAAATGCCCTCTAGAGTTCTGGTCAAATGAAAACCAGAGCATGTGCGTTCTCAAGAAAGTGGAGTTCCTTTCATTTGAGGAAAACATGGGAATACTTTTGACTGCATTCTCGTTGACCGGTGTATCTTTAACTATAGCTGTTGCAATTGTGTTTTACCACTTCATGGACACACCTCTTGTGAAGGCCAGCAATACAGAGCTGAGCTTCCTGCTGCTCTTCTCATtgactctgtgttttctctgttcacttACTTTCATTGGTCGCCCCACTGAGTGGTCCTGTATGTTACGTCACACAGCGTTTGGAATCACTTTTGCCCTTTGTATGTCATGTGTTTTAGCAAGAACAATAGCAGTTGTGATGGCCTTTAGAGCCACTGTACCTGGTACAAGTGTTCCTCAATGCTCACTGCCCTTACAAAGAACTGGTGTCGTCTGTTGCACTCTTTTTCAAATAATCATATGTATCCTGTGGCTGGTGTTAGCACCTCCCAaaccatataaaaatattgcacATTCAGCTGATAAAATAATACTTGAATGTGATCTAGGGTCTACTGTTGGTTTCTGGGCTGTACTAGGTTATATCGGCTTACTGGCTGTGTGGTGCTTCATTCTGGCTTTTTTAGCTCGAAAGCTGCCTGATAATTTCAATGAAGCTAAATTCATCACATTTAGTTTGCTCATATTCTGTGCTGTGTGGATCACATTTATTCCAGCGTATGTCAGTTCTCCTGGAAAACTTACTGTAGCTGTGGAGATATTTGCAATTTTAGCCTCTAGCTTTGGTttgttattctgtatttttacacCAAAATGCTATATTATCATACTTAAGCCAGAAAAAAACACCAAGAAACATATGATGGGCAAAGGTCATGATAAATCACACTAG